The following are from one region of the Anguilla rostrata isolate EN2019 chromosome 7, ASM1855537v3, whole genome shotgun sequence genome:
- the bbs7 gene encoding Bardet-Biedl syndrome 7 protein isoform X2 gives MELNLNRVDYLQVGVTSQKTMRLLPAVGRRATQKVAVADQDGVITCFGMKKGEAVPVFKTLPGQKITRLDLGGALGTPQEKIFVAAGSEVRGYTKKGKQFLSFEANLAESIKAMYVSGSDLFVCASYIYNHYCDCRDQDYYLSGDKINDIVCLPAEGAGRTIPILACQDRVLRVLQGSELMYEVEVSGPPSVLELNNRDGGSGEVLYGTADGKLGLVKITESSPVQRWELANEKKKGGILCIDTFDILGDGVREILVGRDDGTVEVYGLDGSNEPTLRFEHALSESVTSIQGGCVGKENFDEVLTATYTGWVTGLTTEQQQEEAGPGEEIKMSQETQNKVAALRLELEQLQVKVLQEREKYQQTSQSSTALSAVPVFSVNDKLTLCQDDASYSLTLEVQTAIDNLLLQSDVPIDLLDVDKNSAVVSFSECDSEPNGNFLLATYRCQANTTRLELKVRSIEGQYGTLQAYITPRLQPKTCQVRQYQIKPLSLHQRTHSIDQDRPMNTLTLVGQFSLAEIHSWVVFCLPEVPEKTPPGETVTFYFQNTFLGTQLETTYSKGEGHFKSDNISTISILKDVLSKEATKRKINLNISYDINEESVSHTLKMIHPKLEYQLLLAKKVQLIDALKELQVHEGNTDFLIPEYRSILEESTNLLEEYKKQPAHLERLYGMITDLFIDKFKFKGQNVKTKVSLLLEILDNYDLNSLMDFFNEG, from the exons ATGGAGCTCAATTTGAATCGGGTTGATTATCTACAG GTTGGGGTGACTTCCCAGAAAACAATGAGACTCCTGCCTGCAGTTGGACGGAGAGCAACTCAAAAG GTTGCTGTGGCAGATCAAGATGGAGTTATAACTTGTTTTGGGATGAAAAAAGGAGAGGCGGTT CCTGTCTTCAAGACTCTGCCAGGGCAGAAGATCACCAGACTGGATCTGGGAGGAGCACTTGGGACACCCCAGGAGAAGATTTTTGTGGCAGCCGGTTCTGAAGTCAGAGGATACACCAAGAAAGGCAAACAGTTCCTGTCATTCGAAGCAAATCTTGCAGAAAGCATCAAAGCCAT gTATGTCTCAGGGTCGGACCTCTTTGTTTGCGCGAGTTACATCTACAACCACTATTGTGACTGCAGGGACCAAGACTACTACCTCTCAGGGGACAAAATCAATGACATAGTTTGtttgccagcagagggcgccggCCGCACTATCCCGATCCTTGCATGTCAGGATCGGGTTCTCAGAgtgttgcag GGATCTGAGCTCATGTATGAAGTTGAAGTTTCTGGACCTCCTTCTGTTTTGGAGTTAAATAACAGAGATGGAG GCAGTGGGGAAGTTCTTTATGGAACAGCCGATGGGAAACTCGGGCTGGTGAAGATCACAGAATCTTCTCCAGTTCAAAGATGGGAGCTGGctaatgagaagaaaaaaggag gcATCCTGTGCATCGATACGTTTGACATCTTGGGTGATGGTGTGAGAGAGATCCTCGTCGGCAGGGATGATGGGACGGTGGAGGTGTACGGGCTGGACGGCTCGAATGAGCCTACCCTGCGCTTCGAGCAT GCGCTGTCAGAGAGTGTCACGTCTATCCAGGGTGGCTGTGTTGGAAAGGAGAATTTCGATGAGGTTCTGACAGCAACGTACACAG GCTGGGTGACTGGACTCACaactgagcagcagcaggaagaggcggggccaggAGAGGAAATTAAGATGAGTCAGGAGACTCAAAACAAAGTTGCTGCTCTCAG GTTGGAACTGGAGCAGTTGCAGGTAAAGGTActccaggagagggagaagtacCAGCAGACCTCCCAGTCCAGCACAGCCCTCTCTGCAGTGCCCGTCTTTAGTGTCAACGACAAGTTGACCCTCTGTCAGGACGATGCCAGCTACAGCCTCACCTTGGAGGTGCAGACTGCCATTGACAACCTATTACTGCAG AGTGATGTTCCAATCGACTTGCTGGACGTCGATAAAAATTCAGCTGTTGTGAGTTTCAGCGAATGTGATTCAGAG CCAAATGGCAATTTCCTTCTGGCAACATACAGATGCCAAGCAAATACTACAAGGCTTGAGCTTAAG GTGCGATCCATAGAGGGCCAATATGGCACTCTACAAGCCTACATCACACCACGCCTGCAGCCAAAAACCTGTCAGGTACGGCAGTATCAGATTAAACCCCTTTCTCTTCACCAAAGAACTCACTCCATTGACCAAGACAG GCCCATGAATACTCTTACGCTGGTTGGTCAGTTTAGTTTGGCCGAGATCCATTCATGGGTGGTGTTCTGTCTACCGGAGGTTCCTGAAAAAACACCACCTGGGGAGACGGTGACTTTCTACTTCCAGAACACTTTCCTCGGCACACAGTTGGAAACAACCTACAG taAAGGTGAAGGTCACTTCAAATCAGACAACATCTCTACAATTTCCATTCTGAAGGACGTTCTCTCGAAAGAAGccaccaaaagaaaaattaacctCAACATTTCTTATG ATATCAATGAAGAGTCTGTCAGTCATACTCTGAAGATGATTCATCCAAAACTGGAGTACCAGCTGCTTCTTGCTAAAAAGGTTCAGCTGATCGATGCTTTAAAA GAACTACAGGTTCATGAAGGGAACACAGACTTCCTGATTCCCGAATATCGTAGTATTCTAGAAGAGTCCACAAATCTTCTTGAGGAGTACAAGAAACAGCCTGCGCATTTGGAGAGGCTATACG GTATGATCACGGATCTCTTCATTGACAAATTCAAGTTCAAAGGACAGAACGTGAAGACAAAAGTTTCACTGCTGCTTGAAATTTTGGACAACTATGATCTGAATtctttaatggatttttttaatgaagggtGA
- the ccna2 gene encoding cyclin-A2, translating to MASANRGQGGAIDLTTQDNPNQENTLSRLRVPVKNTVENQENINPKQSNRTVLGVLQNNQRSRSHLQRGAKQGASSQVLSCKNDDCGKGLAERSGYKPPAFQIHVDEADGACARKQVSKKSTVEDTLKLNPSVVQCRQPLATIDMSMDVGFDSPMDMSVIEAEEKPANTNEVSDYAAEIHKHLREMEIKCRPKAGYMKKQPDITNSMRAILVDWLVEVGEEYKLQNETLYLAVNYIDRFLSSMSVLRGKLQLVGTAAMLLASKFEEIYAPEVAEFVYITDDTYTKKQVLRMEHLVLKVLSFDLAAPTINQFLTQCFLHQPVDNKIESLSMFLGELSLIDSDPFLKYLPSQMAAAAFVLANYTIARGSWPRSLEEVTGYSLDDLMPCVTDLHETYLNAAQHAQQSVREKYKGAKYHKVSLIEPPAKLFLN from the exons ATGGCATCGGCTAATCGAGGACAAGGAGGCGCGATTGATCTTACAACGCAAGACAATCCGAATCAAGAAAACACGCTTTCGCGATTAAGAGTGCCCGTAAAAAATACTGTCGAAAATCAGGAGAACATAAATCCTAAACAATCAAACAGGACAGTTTTGGGAGTGCTGCAGAACAACCAGAGAAGCAGGTCACATTTGCAACGCGGCGCAAAACAG GGTGCTTCCTCTCAAGTGCTGTCCTGCAAAAATGACGACTGTGGGAAAGGTCTGGCAGAGAGATCTGGGTACAAACCGCCTGCTTTCCAGATACATGTGGATGAAGCCGATGGCGCCTGTGCAAGGAAGCAAGTGTCGAAAAAGTCCACTGTGGAGGACACCCTTAAACTAAACCCTTCTGTAGTTCAATGTAGACAGCCCCTTGCCACTATCGACATGTCTATGGATGTAGGCTTTG ATTCTCCAATGGATATGTCGGTAATTGAAGCTGAAGAGAAGCCAGCAAATACTAATGAAGTATCAGATTATGCTGCTGAAATCCACAAGCATTTAAGAGAAATGGAG ATAAAATGCAGGCCTAAAGCTGGTTACATGAAGAAACAGCCTGACATCACAAACAGTATGCGGGCCATTCTCGTTGACTGGTTGGTCGAGGTCGGTGAGGAGTACAAGCTCCAGAACGAGACTCTTTACCTGGCAGTCAACTATATCGACCGCTTCTTGTCCTCCATGTCTGTTCTGAGAGGCAAGCTGCAGCTGGTCGGGACTGCAGCCATGCTGCTCGCTTC GAAATTTGAAGAGATCTATGCGCCAGAGGTGGCGGAGTTTGTTTACATCACAGATGACACCTACACGAAGAAGCAGGTGTTGAGGATGGAGCACCTGGTTCTCAAAGTGCTGTCTTTTGATCTTGCCGCTCCGACCATCAATCAGTTTCTCACCCAGTGCTTCCTACATCAACCAGTTGACAACAAGATTGAGAGCCTGTCGATG TTTCTTGGAGAGTTGAGTTTGATTGACTCGGACCCTTTCCTGAAGTATCTTCCATCCCAGATGGCTGCGGCAGCCTTTGTGTTGGCAAACTATACAATTGCTAGGGGCTCATGG CCTCGGTCTCTGGAGGAGGTGACCGGATACTCTCTGGACGACCTCATGCCATGCGTCACCGATCTGCACGAAACTTACCTCAACGCCGCCCAGCACGCCCAGCAGTCCGTGCGGGAGAAGTACAAGGGCGCCAA GTACCACAAAGTCTCCCTCATCGAGCCTCCAGCGAAACTGTTCCTCaattga
- the tmem33 gene encoding transmembrane protein 33 isoform X2 produces MADTETTSPPPQAGPGPGPVQFMLSNKVETAMWLSRLFTVYCSVLFILPILGLIEAANFYQRALLANALTSALRLHQRLPHFQLSRAFLAQALQEDSCHYLLYSLILVNSYPITMGIFPVFLFSLLHATTYTKKVLDTIGPNSLAFVRNLLDKLTANQQNILKFIACNEIFLMPATVFLLFSGQGSLLQPFIYYRFLTLRYSSRRNPYCRTLFTELRVLLEHLIMKPSCPAFFRRMCLNSIAFVSRLAPTGV; encoded by the exons ATGGCGGACACTGAGACCACGAGTCCACCTCCTCAGGCCGGGCCTGGGCCAGGGCCAGTG CAATTCATGTTGAGCAACAAAGTGGAAACTGCCATGTGGCTCTCTCGTCTATTCACGGTctactgctctgtgctgttcattCTTCCCATCCTGGG TCTTATTGAGGCTGCAAATTTCTACCAGCGCGCCCTGCTGGCCAACGCCTTGACCAGCGCCCTGCGGCTGCACCAGAGGCTTCCCCATTTCCAGCTGAGCCGAGCGTTCCTGGCACAGGCCCTGCAGGAGGACAGCTGCCACTACCTGCTGTACTCGCTCATCCTGGTCAACTCCTACCCCATCACCA TGGgtatttttcctgtgtttttgttctccTTGCTTCATGCCACCACTTACACCAAGAAGGTCCTGGAC ACAATTGGTCCCAACAGCTTGGCTTTTGTGAGGAACCTCCTGGACAAGCTCACAGCCAACCAGCAGAACATCCTGAAGTTCATTGCATGCAACGAGATCTTCCTCATGCCAGCAACCGTTTTCCTACTCTTCAG tggCCAAGGAAGCCTGCTGCAGCCATTCATTTACTACAGGTTCCTCACGCTGCGCTACTCCTCCCGAAGAAACCCTTACTGCCG CACCCTGTTCACGGAGCTGCGTGTGCTCTTGGAGCACCTCATCATGAAGCCTTCCTGTCCCGCCTTCTTCCGGAGGATGTGCCTCAACAGCATCGCCTTCGTCAGCCGCCTGGCCCCCACGGGGGTGTAg
- the tmem33 gene encoding transmembrane protein 33 isoform X1, with the protein MADTETTSPPPQAGPGPGPVVSVVQFMLSNKVETAMWLSRLFTVYCSVLFILPILGLIEAANFYQRALLANALTSALRLHQRLPHFQLSRAFLAQALQEDSCHYLLYSLILVNSYPITMGIFPVFLFSLLHATTYTKKVLDTIGPNSLAFVRNLLDKLTANQQNILKFIACNEIFLMPATVFLLFSGQGSLLQPFIYYRFLTLRYSSRRNPYCRTLFTELRVLLEHLIMKPSCPAFFRRMCLNSIAFVSRLAPTGV; encoded by the exons ATGGCGGACACTGAGACCACGAGTCCACCTCCTCAGGCCGGGCCTGGGCCAGGGCCAGTGGTGAGTGTTGTT CAATTCATGTTGAGCAACAAAGTGGAAACTGCCATGTGGCTCTCTCGTCTATTCACGGTctactgctctgtgctgttcattCTTCCCATCCTGGG TCTTATTGAGGCTGCAAATTTCTACCAGCGCGCCCTGCTGGCCAACGCCTTGACCAGCGCCCTGCGGCTGCACCAGAGGCTTCCCCATTTCCAGCTGAGCCGAGCGTTCCTGGCACAGGCCCTGCAGGAGGACAGCTGCCACTACCTGCTGTACTCGCTCATCCTGGTCAACTCCTACCCCATCACCA TGGgtatttttcctgtgtttttgttctccTTGCTTCATGCCACCACTTACACCAAGAAGGTCCTGGAC ACAATTGGTCCCAACAGCTTGGCTTTTGTGAGGAACCTCCTGGACAAGCTCACAGCCAACCAGCAGAACATCCTGAAGTTCATTGCATGCAACGAGATCTTCCTCATGCCAGCAACCGTTTTCCTACTCTTCAG tggCCAAGGAAGCCTGCTGCAGCCATTCATTTACTACAGGTTCCTCACGCTGCGCTACTCCTCCCGAAGAAACCCTTACTGCCG CACCCTGTTCACGGAGCTGCGTGTGCTCTTGGAGCACCTCATCATGAAGCCTTCCTGTCCCGCCTTCTTCCGGAGGATGTGCCTCAACAGCATCGCCTTCGTCAGCCGCCTGGCCCCCACGGGGGTGTAg
- the bbs7 gene encoding Bardet-Biedl syndrome 7 protein isoform X1: protein MELNLNRVDYLQVGVTSQKTMRLLPAVGRRATQKVAVADQDGVITCFGMKKGEAVPVFKTLPGQKITRLDLGGALGTPQEKIFVAAGSEVRGYTKKGKQFLSFEANLAESIKAMYVSGSDLFVCASYIYNHYCDCRDQDYYLSGDKINDIVCLPAEGAGRTIPILACQDRVLRVLQGSELMYEVEVSGPPSVLELNNRDGGSGEVLYGTADGKLGLVKITESSPVQRWELANEKKKGGILCIDTFDILGDGVREILVGRDDGTVEVYGLDGSNEPTLRFEHALSESVTSIQGGCVGKENFDEVLTATYTGWVTGLTTEQQQEEAGPGEEIKMSQETQNKVAALRLELEQLQVKVLQEREKYQQTSQSSTALSAVPVFSVNDKLTLCQDDASYSLTLEVQTAIDNLLLQSDVPIDLLDVDKNSAVVSFSECDSEQPNGNFLLATYRCQANTTRLELKVRSIEGQYGTLQAYITPRLQPKTCQVRQYQIKPLSLHQRTHSIDQDRPMNTLTLVGQFSLAEIHSWVVFCLPEVPEKTPPGETVTFYFQNTFLGTQLETTYSKGEGHFKSDNISTISILKDVLSKEATKRKINLNISYDINEESVSHTLKMIHPKLEYQLLLAKKVQLIDALKELQVHEGNTDFLIPEYRSILEESTNLLEEYKKQPAHLERLYGMITDLFIDKFKFKGQNVKTKVSLLLEILDNYDLNSLMDFFNEG, encoded by the exons ATGGAGCTCAATTTGAATCGGGTTGATTATCTACAG GTTGGGGTGACTTCCCAGAAAACAATGAGACTCCTGCCTGCAGTTGGACGGAGAGCAACTCAAAAG GTTGCTGTGGCAGATCAAGATGGAGTTATAACTTGTTTTGGGATGAAAAAAGGAGAGGCGGTT CCTGTCTTCAAGACTCTGCCAGGGCAGAAGATCACCAGACTGGATCTGGGAGGAGCACTTGGGACACCCCAGGAGAAGATTTTTGTGGCAGCCGGTTCTGAAGTCAGAGGATACACCAAGAAAGGCAAACAGTTCCTGTCATTCGAAGCAAATCTTGCAGAAAGCATCAAAGCCAT gTATGTCTCAGGGTCGGACCTCTTTGTTTGCGCGAGTTACATCTACAACCACTATTGTGACTGCAGGGACCAAGACTACTACCTCTCAGGGGACAAAATCAATGACATAGTTTGtttgccagcagagggcgccggCCGCACTATCCCGATCCTTGCATGTCAGGATCGGGTTCTCAGAgtgttgcag GGATCTGAGCTCATGTATGAAGTTGAAGTTTCTGGACCTCCTTCTGTTTTGGAGTTAAATAACAGAGATGGAG GCAGTGGGGAAGTTCTTTATGGAACAGCCGATGGGAAACTCGGGCTGGTGAAGATCACAGAATCTTCTCCAGTTCAAAGATGGGAGCTGGctaatgagaagaaaaaaggag gcATCCTGTGCATCGATACGTTTGACATCTTGGGTGATGGTGTGAGAGAGATCCTCGTCGGCAGGGATGATGGGACGGTGGAGGTGTACGGGCTGGACGGCTCGAATGAGCCTACCCTGCGCTTCGAGCAT GCGCTGTCAGAGAGTGTCACGTCTATCCAGGGTGGCTGTGTTGGAAAGGAGAATTTCGATGAGGTTCTGACAGCAACGTACACAG GCTGGGTGACTGGACTCACaactgagcagcagcaggaagaggcggggccaggAGAGGAAATTAAGATGAGTCAGGAGACTCAAAACAAAGTTGCTGCTCTCAG GTTGGAACTGGAGCAGTTGCAGGTAAAGGTActccaggagagggagaagtacCAGCAGACCTCCCAGTCCAGCACAGCCCTCTCTGCAGTGCCCGTCTTTAGTGTCAACGACAAGTTGACCCTCTGTCAGGACGATGCCAGCTACAGCCTCACCTTGGAGGTGCAGACTGCCATTGACAACCTATTACTGCAG AGTGATGTTCCAATCGACTTGCTGGACGTCGATAAAAATTCAGCTGTTGTGAGTTTCAGCGAATGTGATTCAGAG CAGCCAAATGGCAATTTCCTTCTGGCAACATACAGATGCCAAGCAAATACTACAAGGCTTGAGCTTAAG GTGCGATCCATAGAGGGCCAATATGGCACTCTACAAGCCTACATCACACCACGCCTGCAGCCAAAAACCTGTCAGGTACGGCAGTATCAGATTAAACCCCTTTCTCTTCACCAAAGAACTCACTCCATTGACCAAGACAG GCCCATGAATACTCTTACGCTGGTTGGTCAGTTTAGTTTGGCCGAGATCCATTCATGGGTGGTGTTCTGTCTACCGGAGGTTCCTGAAAAAACACCACCTGGGGAGACGGTGACTTTCTACTTCCAGAACACTTTCCTCGGCACACAGTTGGAAACAACCTACAG taAAGGTGAAGGTCACTTCAAATCAGACAACATCTCTACAATTTCCATTCTGAAGGACGTTCTCTCGAAAGAAGccaccaaaagaaaaattaacctCAACATTTCTTATG ATATCAATGAAGAGTCTGTCAGTCATACTCTGAAGATGATTCATCCAAAACTGGAGTACCAGCTGCTTCTTGCTAAAAAGGTTCAGCTGATCGATGCTTTAAAA GAACTACAGGTTCATGAAGGGAACACAGACTTCCTGATTCCCGAATATCGTAGTATTCTAGAAGAGTCCACAAATCTTCTTGAGGAGTACAAGAAACAGCCTGCGCATTTGGAGAGGCTATACG GTATGATCACGGATCTCTTCATTGACAAATTCAAGTTCAAAGGACAGAACGTGAAGACAAAAGTTTCACTGCTGCTTGAAATTTTGGACAACTATGATCTGAATtctttaatggatttttttaatgaagggtGA
- the LOC135258617 gene encoding small integral membrane protein 43-like: MPSPRRFLETSTSFPLAAGWGWNVCIYLGLFAALFLLMVLLLWLLIRQLRNSVGNSALQPGRSVREPLGQVREHVL, translated from the coding sequence ATGCCCTCCCCTCGCAGGTTCCTGGAGACGTCCACCTCCTTCCCGCTGGCCGCCGGCTGGGGCTGGAACGTGTGCATCTACCTGGGGCTCTTCGCCGCGCTGTTCCTGCTcatggtgctgctgctctggctgcTGATCCGCCAGCTGAGGAACTCGGTGGGGAACTCCGCCCTCCAGCCCGGCCGCTCCGTCAGGGAGCCCCTTGGACAGGTCCGCGAGCATGTGCTGTGA